From Halichoerus grypus chromosome 6, mHalGry1.hap1.1, whole genome shotgun sequence, one genomic window encodes:
- the FAM83F gene encoding protein FAM83F: MAESQLSCLDEAHVNERVTEAQAAFYYCERRRAALEALLGGGERAYRELVKQEQLRDFLSSREQQALRAAWSPYEDAAAAAAANAAARGKSKAKAKAPAQAPAEPCESLAYWPDRSDTEVPPLDLGWTDTGVYRGVSRITLFTHPPKEEKAPHLKQVVRQMIQEAQKVIAVVMDLFTDGDIFQDIVDAAFKRRVPVYIILDEAGVKFFLEMCQGLELTDFRIRNIRVRSVTGVGFYMPMGKIKGTLSSTFLMVDGEKVATGSYRFTWSSSYMDRNLLLLLTGQNVEPFDVEFRELYAISEEVNLYQQLNLAGGAGRLGANYSSTVARKLINPKYALVSGSRHPPGEMMRWAARQQREADGDPEEQEEGGRGGEAARRLESFLNDLVTLEQVLPPVEPVPLGELPRKDSRVLSPLRVDLKPRPPETLVRNGKGEAANGEATAAKDGRRLSKRLFSRRAKSPTAPNGVTGSLCTETFAEVRLVTGKRPKEGSSADISGKRSPRPAKASNCVIS, encoded by the exons ATGGCCGAGTCCCAGCTGAGCTGCCTGGACGAGGCGCACGTGAACGAGAGGGTGACCGAGGCGCAGGCCGCCTTCTACTACTGCGAGCGGAGGCGGGCCGCGCTGGAGGCGCTGCTGGGCGGCGGCGAGCGGGCCTACCGCGAGCTGGTCAAGCAGGAGCAGCTGCGGGACTTCCTCTCCAGCCGGGAGCAACAGGCCCTCCGCGCCGCCTGGAGCCCCTACGAggacgccgccgccgccgccgccgccaacGCCGCAGCCCGGGGCAAGAGCAAGGCCAAGGCGAAAGCCCCGGCGCAGGCCCCGGCCGAGCCCTGCGAGTCCCTGGCCTACTGGCCCGACCGCTCCGACACCGAGGTGCCCCCGCTGGACCTGGGCTGGACCGACACGGGCGTCTACCGCGGCGTGAGCCGCATCACCCTCTTCACCCACCCGCCCAAGGAGGAGAAGGCGCCCCACCTCAAGCAGGTGGTCAGGCAGATGATCCAAGAGGCCCAGAAG GTCATTGCGGTGGTCATGGACCTCTTCACTGATGGCGATATCTTCCAAGACATTGTGGATGCTGCCTTTAAGCGCCGGGTCCCAGTATATATCATCCTGGATGAGGCAGGCGTGAAGTTTTTCTTGGAAATGTGTCAGGGCCTAGAGCTCACCGACTTCCGTATTCGG AACATCCGTGTCCGCTCTGTGACGGGTGTTGGCTTCTACATGCCCATGGGGAAGATCAAGGGGACCCTGTCATCAACGTTCCTAATGGTAGATGGTGAAAAAGTAGCCACTGGATCTTACAG GTTCACATGGAGCTCCTCCTACATGGACAGgaaccttctcctcctcctcacaggGCAGAACGTGGAGCCCTTCGATGTGGAGTTCCGGGAGCTGTATGCCATCTCCGAGGAGGTGAACTTGTACCAGCAGCTGAACCTGGCAGGGGGCGCCGGGAGGCTCGGCGCCAACTACTCCTCCACCGTGGCTCGCAAGCTAATCAACCCCAAGTATGCCCTGGTGTCAGGCAGCCGCCACCCCCCCGGGGAGATGATGCGCTGGGCCGCCCGGCAGCAGCGGGAGGCCGATGGCGACccggaggagcaggaggaggggggcagaggcgGCGAGGCGGCCCGGCGCCTGGAGAGCTTCCTGAATGACCTGGTCACGCTGGAGCAGGTGCTGCCCCCCGTGGAGCCCGTTCCCCTTGGAGAGCTGCCTCGGAAGGACAGCAGGGTGCTCTCTCCCCTGCGCGTGGACCTGAAGCCCAGACCCCCAGAGACGCTCGTCCGAAACGGCAAGGGAGAAGCTGCCAACGGGGAGGCCACGGCGGCCAAGGACGGCAGGCGCTTGAGCAAGAGGCTCTTCAGTCGACGGGCCAAGAGTCCCACGGCGCCCAACGGTGTGACCGGCTCCCTCTGCACCGAGACCTTTGCAGAAGTGCGGCTAGTGACGGGGAAGAGGCCCAAAGAGGGCTCCAGTGCCGACATCTCAG